The genomic region TACCTCCTTTACGGCCGAACAATACAGGGAAATGGCGGAGGCCATGTATTCGCTTTCAAACAATTCTCCGGCTAATAGAGGGCAAGCGCTAAACGAAGCATCCGGCTATATTAAGAAATCGCTGGCGGCTAAAAACGATGACGCAAAAGCTCATTATGTATATTCGCAAATAGCAGATGCCCAAAACAATGCGGCGCTTGCCGTACAGGAATTGGAGTCTGCTCGCCGCTTCGATCCGCAAAATGCTCAATATAATTATGAGTTGGGTAGAAAGTATTTTGCACAGAAAAAATACCCCCAAGCCCGTTCCTGTTTTGAACAAGCCGTGAAATCCAATCCGCAATTTGAAGCAGCTTTTTTCAATCTCGGTATGACGCATAAGGTTATGAACGCAAATGACGCTGCTCTTACAGCTTTTTCAAAAGCTGCAACGTTAAAGCCGGATTATGTCCGTGCCTGGATCGAAATAGCCCGTATGCAGGATAAAAAACGAAATTATAGTGAGGCAATTAATAACTATCGAAAGGCATTATCATTGGAACCATCAAATACTTCAGCATTAAAAGAGATGGCGCAAGTGTATTCAAAACAAAAGGATGCCAAACAAGCGGAGCGCTATTTTAAAGAAGCATTAGCGTTAGGGGATACCGATCCGGTAACGTATTATAATCTCGCTGCGGTACAACTTGAACTTGGCAAGGTGACGGAAGCGCTACAAAATGCTCAAAAAGCGTTAGCCGGTAACGATAAGGACGCCCGCTTCTTATATACGTATGGTTTGGCGCTTGAAAAAAACAATCGGCTGCGCGAAGCGGAAGACTATTATGCCCGTTCTGTGGCAGCCGATGGACAATACGGTAAACCCCGCATCAACCTCGGACGGATACAGCTGGAAGCCGGTCGTCTCGATAGTGCGGAAGAGCATCTGCTCGCGGCATACAGGGCAGAAGCTTCAAATTTTGAAGTAAATATAAACTTAGGAAAACTCTACGGGTTAAAACATGAATATGGGAAAGCCATCGATTATTATACAAATGCGATAAAAATTATGCCGAATAATATTGATGCACGTCAGAATCTCGCAGCTGTCTACCTATCAGCCGGATTAAAAGAAAATGCACGCGATACCTATCAGACTATTATAAAAACAAATCCGCAGGCATGGGATAGTTACTATGAGCTCGGAAAAGTGTATATTAGTTTGGATAACAAGGCGGAAGCAAAGGCCATTTTTGAGCAGTTGCTTAAACAAAGGCCAAATGATCGTCATGCGGCCGAAGTTAAAAAGTTGTTGGTTAATCTTTAGAAATGAAAATTTTTATAACGGTACTTATTAGCCTTTCGGCTGTTTTGGTAGTATCTTTAAGGCAAGGATAACGATTATGGCATCAGTAGAAAAGAAACGGTTGTTAAATCTTCCTATTAAGTTGGTTTTAACACAGGAAGGTTCGACCTTCTTTATTAAGCAGAATAAGAAACTGTTGCGATTTACTTTGGCAGGAAATGTTGAAGAGTATGGAATCTCTCTGGATTCTTTTGTCCCCGACAACATTCAGCGGCTTATCCTTGCAAACTATATCTCAAAGATTGAAATCTCGCAGTCGGAATTAGGCTCTTCTCGCCAAGAAATTATGGATTTATCCAAATTGATTGTATTTTCTCTATTATATCGTCAATACGATGTGTTTATATTTAAGCAGATATTGGCTTCACCGGTAATTAAGAAGTGGAATAGACTCAACCCAGCGAACATTATCGATGAGAAGACGCACATTAATCAGAGATATTTAGCAGCAATTTTAAAAAAAAATGAAGATATTATTTACAAAACAAAAAAGGAAATCTTGGCGCCATTGTCTGCCTTTATCAGCAAAGAAGATCTTTCTCCCGCAGATAAAAATATGAAGCTCTTCCTAAGTGAAAAATTCCTTAATAATTTGCGGCCCTTTATATGGTTTATCATTACAAAATTTAAAACCGCCCCGAATTTTGATCTTATCATACGGACAATCCGTACCAGCCTTAATGAATATATCGACAAAACTAAAATAGCCGAATATATCTCACTTGTGTTGATGGAGTTGATTTTAAGTGCCGAAAATATAAATATGCGGAATGAAGCAAAGCAATTATTCCCCAATATAGAAGATCCACAAGATGCACTTTTCGACCCGAAAGTTCGCCAATTGCTTATTGCTGAACTGAAACGGAAGGAAGAAAAAGTCTTTGTCTCATGGAAAATTGGAGGTGGCAGTACTACTTCGATCGGTACACAGGGTAAAATGCAAATTTCAGTGTACAATAAAGCTGATTCTTCCGAAGCAATAAAAGCGAGTATAAACGACATGAAAAAGGCAGACATTAACAAAAATTCGCTTATCGATTTTTACCGTGCGCTGCCCGAAGGGTCTGATATATGCAGTCTTGGCATGTATTACATTTCGTATCTTATAGAACAATGTGAGAGTAGAAATGTTCACTTTGAATCCAGTGCAAGCAAATCTGCTTCCGATTTAACAGTCGTCAACCTATCTTTTATGTTCTAGGCCGATGAAGCACCTGTCCTTTATCTATCTATTATCATTTATTTTAATATATACCTCATGTTCATTTAATACGCCGTCTGCTGTACTTGCAAAAGAGCAACGGATATATAGTTATAATCAACAAGGTGCCTTAACGGAGTGGTTGGCTGTTTTTATGCTGATTGAAGACAACGATGGAAGAAATGATTATAAAGGCTTGATATTACGTGAAAATGCTACCGACCTGGAGTGGGCACTCCATCGGGAAAATACTGTTTTTTTACAGGAAGCAGGATATTCAAAAAATACACAATGGGTAGGTTCAAATAAGTTCAAGTATCCCCGCCGCTTTTTCCCCGCAGGGCAGTATACACTTACAGCCTCAGATTTGGGTGGAAATAAAACGGAAATATCTTTTTCGCTGCAGGAACCCCAAGTGATAACCGCTTTACCCTTTGAGTTTACGTTGGAAAATGAACAATGGATGCTGCACATTACTCATAGCAACGCATGTTCACATTTTTCATTGATTATGCTGAGTGCTGATTTACAGCCACTGACTGTGTATCAATTGCAAAAAAACGATGCCGAGCGACAAAATGGTTCGTTTGAAATGCTTGGGAATAGACCTACAGATGCACGGTATATCCAGTGTTTCGGAGAAAATTCCGACCAATCAATCGGCTTTCTCAGTACACCACTCCCTTTGCCGTAATTACTGATTTTTTACCTAAAAAGGCGAAAAGATGACATTGAAAGGACGTTTTGAAGGTGATGATAAAGAGATAGTGCTGCAGAAAGTTTCCAGCCCCACTGAAGAAGAAATAAAAAAGGCTGTTCATTAAGGTTATCTTTTATATAAAGTATTGACGCTATTGTATTCATACCCTTCAAATGCCTAAAGGGTATGCGTTTTCTAATGAACTAATCCCGATAAAAGAGTCGCTCTTTTATCGGGATTTTTTTGTCTTACTTCTTATTAAAATATGCCGCAAAGTCATGAATGCGCCTAATTTTATAAACTATCTGCAAAATAATGTTATTTCATATACTATAAAAATCTTATGTCTCAATCTGTTATAACATAGCTCATTATATAACAATGCTTTAATGATGTAATATTCGAAAAGATCGATAGCTCTTGCTTAAAAAACGAATATTCTATATATTATTTTGCATAAATACTGCAAAATAGAAGGAATGTAATGCTGCTTGAATTTAAAACGGCAAACTATAAGTCTTTTAAGGAAGAATTAACTTTTTCGCTTATACCTGCCCAAAAGCAAAAAGGTTTGGATTATAGTATTGCTCGGGAAAAAATTAATAAAAAAGTTTATAAAGGATTAAGCTCGGCTGTTATCTATGGTGCAAATGCTGCAGGTAAAACGAACATTATTGGTGCGATGGATACTTTTAAAAGTATTATTATAAGAGGAAATATCCGTAATGATGAAGATGCTAAAGGGGTAAATATTGCGGCTAAATCTTTGGAGCTCATCCCGAATAATACTCTTATAAAAGTTCAACCGGTCAGCTTCAGTATTAAATTTATAGAGGCAAGTATGCTTATTGAGTATGCTTTTTCTCTTGATTTAGGCTTTTTTTTAGATAAAAATTATAAGCGTAAAATTCTGCAAGAAACTCTTAAAATTAATGAGAATTTAGTATTTAAAAGAAGCAACGAATTACAAATTGATAATTTAGATATTATTAAAGATTATCTTACAGAAGCTTTTAAAGCGAATCAACAAGGAGCAATTGCACTTGCACAAGGTAGCTTAAATGATGAAGAATTATTTTTGACAAATGGATTTAAAACAATCTTTAGCGTAAAGCTTTCTGCATTAATTCTAAACTGGCTAAGCAGTAAATTTATTGTTGTCTATCATTCTAATTTGTTGCGTGTAGTGGGTACGCTAACCGATCCACAAAAGAACTCCTTTTATGTAGAAGAAACTATAAATGAGGCAGCTAAATTGTTCGGTATTACTGCAAACGCACTTGGCTATGTAAATGACGAAGAAACTCACAAAGTACAATTATGTTCACTCGTAAAAGATAAACAAGAAACAGCTATTCTACCGGCCGAGATATTTGAATCATACGGTACTATCCGATTTGTTAATATATTCCCGCTCATTATGAAGGTTCTTTTAGAAGGAGGCATATTAATTGCAGATGAATTTGATGCCTCAATTCATCCTATGGCGGTAATGAATATTATTACGATTTTCCATAATGACGAAATAAATAAACACCATGCTCAGCTTGTATTCAATACGCATAATCCTATCTTTTTAAACGCAAATCTATTTCGACGTGACGAAATTAAATTTGTAGAACGAGATCATGACACTCATTGCAGTATGCACTATTCATTATCCGATTTTGGAACGGCTGGGGAAAACGGTGTCCGAAAAAACGAAGACTACATGAAAAATTACTTTATAGACCGCTATGGTGCACTTGATAATATTGATTTTAGTTCATGTATTACTAAGTTTATAAAGAAACAAAATGAGAGAAACCTCAAATGAAAGCAATGACAAAGAAATATTATTTTTCTGTAGAAGGCAAAACGGAAAAATGGTATTTGGATTGGTTACAAAATGCCATTAATACTGCAAATACGGCAACATACAAAGTAGTGTTCGATTCAAAAGTTGAAAAAAATCCTCTGGCACGAGTAAAGGCAATTACCATAATAAGTAAAACCGAAATTGTGCATATATGTGATAAAGAGAGTAACGACGAAGATCATGTAAAGGCATTTCAGACTACATTAGAATCCATGAAAAAAGCTCAAAAACAAGGAAAGCATATTACCTACAAACTTGGGTATAGCAACTTTACCTTTGAACTATGGATGATATTACATAAACAGGATTGCAATACTTGTTTTGATAATCGAAAGCAATACTTGCAGGTTATTAATAAGGCTTATCATAAAAGTTTTAACAGTTTGGATGAATATAAGAGAGAAGATAATTTTAAACAACTTTTGATGCAGCTCGATTTAAGTGATGTGAATAATGCAATCAGTCGGGCTCATACAATTATGCAAAATAACAAGCAAAATGAGTGTGTCTTACAACGTTATGCCGGCTTTACTTTCTATAAAAACAATCCGTCTACTTCGCTTGGAGAATACATAAGTCGAATATTAACGGAATGCGGATATAATCTAAAACGGAGTCGGTAAAAAGAACGAGCTCTTTACCGACTGTTGTCTTACTTCTTATTAAAATATGCCGCAAAGGGATTGTACTTTGTACCGTCATCATCCTTCCGTGGTCGGGCTTCTGCGACACGCCGCTCTGACCGGACTGCCGGCTGCCGCTCTCCGCGGTGACTCAGGTGTTTTTCTCCCTGCACGGCAGGTTTTCCGCTGCTAGTCTTTACCGCAACGGTTTTACCGTCTTTGGTTTTTACGGTAATCTTTTTGACTTCCGCCTTTTGCTTTGCGGTCAGCTTCCCCTGTACCCCGCTTTCGCTTTTCCGGCTGAGTGAGATACGGCGGCGTGCTTCGTCGAGTGCAATAATCCGGCATTCCACAATATCGCCGACCTTTACCGCCTCAAGCGGATCGGAAACAAAGCTGTCGCTCATCTCGGAGATGTGCAGCAGGGCGGTTTCCTTAATACCGAGGTCAACAAAGGCGCCGAAGTCCACAACGTTTTTGATCTTGCCCTTAACGGTCATGCCGAGTTTAAGATCTTCAAACAAGAGAACGCCCTGCTGCATAATCGGCTTGGGGCAGTCCTCACGAGGGTCGCGGTTCGGTTTTTTCAGTTCTTCGATAATGTCGCTGACTGTTTGCTCGCCGAGCTGATATTTTTCCTGTAGCTCCGTGCGTACCTCTTTGGTTACCGGTTCATTTTTACGTACAATCTGATAGATAACCTCCGCTGCAGGATAGTTTTCGGGGTGTACCCACGAGTTATCCAGCGGATTGGCGCTCTCCGGTATCTTTAAAAAACCTGCGCATTGTTCAAAGGCCCTGGGGCCTAAACCGCTGACATTATGAAGCTGCTCCCGGTCGGTAAAGATGCCGGTTTTTTCGCGGTAACTCACAATCTTTTTCGCCAATCCGCTCGTAATACCGGATACGTATTTGAGCAGCGAGGCGCTTGCGGTGTTCAAATTGACGCCGACGTTGTTTACTACCGAACCGACAACCGCATCCAGCTCTTCTGAAAGTTTTTTCTGGTTTAAGTCATGCTGATAGAGTCCGACACCGATAGACTTGGGATCGATTTTAACGAGTTCGGCAAGGGGATCCTGTAAGCGCCGCCCGATGGAGATAGCACCGCGGATGGTCAGATCCAAGTCGGGGAATTCCTCGCGGGCAACATCTCCTGCGGAGTACACGGAGGCTCCGTCCTCATCAACTACCGTAAACAGCACCTCGGGGCAATGTGTTTTAATCACATCGGAGACGATTTCCTGCACCTCGTGAGAGCCTGTCCCGTTGCCCACTGCGATGAGCTGTACCTTATAGTCTTTTACCGCCTTGAGCAGCGCTGCTTTTGCTTCCTCTGCCTTATGCTGATAAATAACAAAAGAGCCGAGGTACTTGCCGGTTTCGTCTAAGGCCGCGCATTTGGTGCCGGTTCTAATACCGGGGTCTACGCCAAGTACGCGGGTTCCCTTAATCGGCTGCGTCATCAAAAGATGTTTTAAGTTTTCGCTAAAAATAGTAATGCCGTGGGTGTCGGCGTCTTCGCCTAAGTTGCTGCGGATTTCGCGCAGTACCGCAGGGCTGAGCAGCCGGACAATGCCGTCTGCAATCGCTTCACTGTGGTATTTGTTGTGCTGTACCGAACGGCTCTGTACCCGTGCAACCGCTTCGTCTACATCAACATTGATTTTTACTTCCAAAACACCTTCACGCTCTCCGCGGTTGATGGCAAGCACCCGGTGCGGTTTAATCTGGTTCAGCGCTTCGGAATACTCCCAGTACATCTGATACACAGAGGTTTTCTGCGCTTCTTCATCCCCGATACCCTTCACTTCAAAAAGACCGGTTGCCATAAAGAAGTCATGTACCGCTTTCCGGTTTTCCGTATCCTGTGCCGTTTCTTCGGCGATAATATCGGAAGCTCCCGCAAGCGCATCCTCTACCGTCGGCACATTGAGTGTTTCGTCTTCACAATCGGTTTTAACAAAGTCCTGCGCCCGTTTTACAAGCTCCGCTTCTTCCAATTCTTTCATTAAATCCGCTAAGCCCTGCAAGCCGCGTTCAACAGCCAGCATACCGCGTGTCTTTTTCTTCTTTTTAAAGGGCGCCCAAATATCTTCAAGCTCTGCCAGCGTTGATGCTTTCATAATGTTATCATAGAGCAGCTCGGTCAGCTTGCCTGCTGCAAATACACCCCGTACAATCTCAAGCCGTCGCGTTTCCAAGTTGACGTAGGATTTAAACAATTTATCGGAATCCCGAACTTGAACCTCATCGAGCGAACCGTGCATTTCTTTACGATACCGTGAAATAAAAGGGATTGTACATCCTTCGTTGACCAATGTGATAACTGCGGAAACCTGCTGCATCCTGATATTCAGCTCTTCCGCAACCTTTTTCATAATGTCGATCTCGTTCACTACAAGACCGTCAATAAACTCTTGCGTTAATTCCATGCGGGCGAGTATACCGAATTTTGGCTTTTTTTTAAAGGGGAGAAATTGTATCCGTGTAACAAGTGGCATTTCCATCGGTTGAGCTAAACGGTTTGCGGTATTACTCATCGTTAAATTTTTACTAATTGACGTTTCTTCGAAGCTGTTTATACTCAATAATAACATCATCCTCTAGGAGAATATCATGAATGAAAATGAGGCCGTGGAAAAACCAAGACAGACATTGCAAGACATTGATATACCGAAATATATTCAAATCGCCAGTGTTATCTTTATCGCTCTTTCTGTTTTTGCTGCAGCTCTTAATCTAGTTATTGATATTTTAACGCAAGGTCATGCAACGTTACAGCAATTAGCATATCTTGAAAAGACCGTATCGAATGTAACACTCGGATTGGTATTCTGGGGTACAGGTCAAGTTTTTGCGAAGTTACTGTGCAAGGAAAAAAACACATGAAATTCCTGTTAAAATATTTTAGATTGTATTTCGAGATTTCTCTTGTCCTTGTGATGTTAGGAGTGATTGTTATAGGGATGTCTGCAGTGGCAGATTTTCATGAGTATACCGCATATCCAATCTTCGAACAACAGCCGTATTTTTTAGTGATTTTGCAAGTTATTGCTCAAACAATGAGCTCACTTAAAACAATGTTTGGCTCATTGACAGCCTGCCTTATCGGTCTTTTTATCGCTGTACACTTCCGTCGACTATATGGGAAGTTACGAGAAATGATATAAAGTCACTGCCGATCATCGCTAAAGCCAACCGAGTTTTTAGAGATGCCCTACCCGCTGATGAGAAGAGGATGCATGAAAATGCCGAAACGTAAAGCACTTTTAAAAACGACACTTATTATATGCAGTGCACTCGTTTTTGTTGCTCTTTGGATCAATTACGATATGGTACGGTTTGCAAAGCCGTATATCAAAAATGCGGATGATGCGAGCCTTATGGAAGCGGATTGCATTTTGGTATTGGGCGCCCGTGTTTTAAAAAACGGGTATCCGAGCCATATCTTAGAAGATAGAATTATAACCGGTATCGATTTGTACCGTGCCGGTATTTCTCCGGCGTTACTGATGAGCGGCGACCATGGTACAAAAGCCTACGATGAAGTAAAGGCGATGAAGCAGTATGCTGTAGCACGAACTGTTCCAGCAGATTGCGTGTTTATGGATCACGCGGGATTTTCCACTTATGATAGCTGCTATCGAGCGCGGGATATTTTTTGTGCAAAAAAGGTTGTGATCGTAACGCAGCGGTATCATTTATATCGAGCTGTGTATATTGCACGCTGTTTGGGGCTTGACGCTTACGGAGTTGCAAGCGATCGGCGGTTTATCTACGGAAAAAACAGCCGCCATCTGCGGGAATTTTTTGCTCGGATAAAAGCAGTCGGCGCAGTATTTATCAAAGTGCGTCCCCGCTATTTAGGCGAACCAATCCCCATACAAACTTCACCGGGGAGCGTGACGGACGGTTAAACGTGGAATTACCTTATAAAACTGCGGCAGGTGTGGTATAATAACCGTGATAAGGATACCCTCGTGCTGAATTTTCAACGACCGCTTTCTTTTTTCCTCTTGCTGTTACTGCCGACTTTTGTACTGCTCCGGCGGACGGGGAGATTGCAAGCGGTATCAATATCACTGCCGCTTGGAAATTGGAACGGGTTTGTTCCTGAAAAAAATCTGCGGGTGTATCTTGCGCACCGTATCTCCCAGTACGTTCTTGCGGCAGCCTTTGTATTCGCCGTCGCTGCGCTTGCGGAACCGGTACGGCAAACTTCCGAAGCGATGTATGCCGGTTCGGGACAAGCGCTGATGTTTGTCATCGATACCAGCCCCTCGATGGCGGCACAGGACATGGGAACACAGACACGGCTTGAGGCGGCGAAGCAGATTATCAAGTCCTTTGCGGAAAAGTACGAAGGCGACTCATTAGGGCTTACCGCGCTGGGAAGTTTCGCCGCCGTACTCATTCCGCCGACAATCGATCGGCACACGTTTCTGACTCGGTTGGATCAACTGCAAGTCGGTGAATTCGGCGACGGAACGGCAATCGGTATGGGGCTTGCCTCTGCCGTGCTGCATCTGACGCAGTATTCTGCGATCCCCTCACATATCATTCTCTTTACCGACGGAGATAACAACACCGGAGAGGTGCATCCCCGCGCTGCCGCGGATATCATCAAACATAAAAAAATCGGGTTTTACATTATTGGGTTGGGAAAGTCGGGATATGCGCCGGTTAAGTATATCGATCCGATTCAAAAAAAAGAAATTTCCGGTACGCTCAACACCGTGTTTAATGAAGCGGAGTTACAAAAAATCGCCGGTTACGGTAACGGCCGCTATTTTTCGGCACAGTCACCCGAATTATTAACGGATATTTTTAATCGATTTATTCAAAAAATACCGGCGACGCCTCCTTCAATGACCATACGTAAATACGCGTACCTTGACGGGCTGTTTTTATTGATTGCAATGAGCTGCGCGGTAGGAGCATGGCTGCTTCGCAGAATCGGAATGCAGGCGGTGTCATAATGATTGAATTTGAAAAACCGTTTTTCCTGTTGTGCATCATCGGTATTCTGCCTGCCTGCGCCGTTACACTGTATCGCATAAAAAAATTAAAAGAAAGCTACGCGGCGGCGGGAGAGATTCACGCCATTATACGGGCACTGCGAATCCGAACGGCGTTTTGGAGCATCGGCTGGCTGTTTCTCAGTATTGCCGCAGCAGTACCGCTCTGGGGCACAAAACAAACCACCGTAGTCAAACACGGAAATGCGGTCATCTTTGCCGTCGATATTTCGCGCAGTATGACCGTCGCCGACATCGCACCGAACCGGCTTGAATTTGCAAAGCGTTATGTTTCCTTTTTGATAGAGCGCTTGCCGGAAACGGCCTGCGGACTCGTTACGATAAAGGGACTGGGTACGCTTGCCGTACCGTTGAGTTTTAATCATCAGAGTGTACTGACCGCAGCGGAAACACTGTCGCCGTTCAATGCAACCTCGGCGGGAAGCAATCTTGAACACGGACTGCGTGTCGCATTGGAGGCATTCCCCGAAAATCGATTGACCGGAAAAACGGTTGTGCTGTGCACCGACGGCGGTGAAACAATCGGTTCGGTGCCGCGTATTCTTCCGCGGTATCGGCAAGAAAATGTTCAACTGATTATCATCGGCTTTGGAACGGAAACAGGTGGTACGCTTTCCATCCTGAATGAAAAACACGAATCGGTCGTGCAAAAAAGTGTGTTGGAGGAATCTATTCTTAAACGCTATGCGGAGCAAACCTTAAACGGAAGTTTTTATATTTCCGCGGCCGACCTCGGTTCGGCACAGAAAGTGTTGCAATCGCTGACGGAAGGCGATGCCGAAAGCGAGAAAATACGATATGTGCAAAAACCGGTACGGCGGACATTTGAGTGTACGGCGATGGCGCTCCTCTTTTTTTGTATCGGTCTTTGTGCGGGAGGTATCCGTGCTAAAAAAATGTAGACATCCGGCTGCCGTCATATCACCCATGTCATCACGTTCAACATTATTATCATCGTTATGTAGATCATCATTTTTGTCGGTGAGTTTTATTTTTTTACTGATGACGATGTTTGTCCTATCGGGCTGTAGCGCAGAACAGCAAACCAAAATTGCACACGTAAAAGGAACACTCGCATGGATGCGGAGCGATTGGAACGATGCCGTGTTGGATTTTTATGAGGCTGAAAGTTTAGCGGCGGAATTATCCGATGACACCATAAAACCGTACACGGATTTTGCGCTTGCCTCTTCATATCTGATGCAGGGAGAGGATGAGGCTGCGTCCGGAAAATTACAAAATGGTTTCGAAACGGCGCCTGAGATTTTACGGGCGCATCGATTTTATCAACAAGGCATTATTGCGTTTCACTCAAAGGATTATGCGGAAGCGGCGGCATTGTTCCGAAAATCATTGGAGCTGTCCGGCAATGACATGGCAGCAAAGATTAATTATGAATTGAGTAAAAAGTTGAGCGACACACAGCGGGAGATGCAGCATCAAGCTCCGCAACAGACGTCCGAAGATCCCGAAGCCGATCTGACGGATTCGATTATCTTAGATATTATTCGCAAAAGAGAGCAAACCGAATGGAAAAAAACACAACGCGAATCGGAACCGGCGATAAACGATTATTAGGACTTTTAGTATGCATGCTAGTCGCGAAGACGGCAACAATCTTTTTTTTCTTTTGTGCAGCCGCAAGTCTCTATGGGCAGCAAAACGATTATGCTGAGCATTTTATTGAACTCAAAATAGACGGTACCGAATTATCAATTGATCGTGAATTTGAAATTGAAGTTATCATCACACGAGAGACTCCTTATTTGCAGAAGAATAATGGCGATACGCCGCGATTTATCCTTGAGCAGAGCGCGGATACGGCAGAGCTGATACAGAGCAGTGCAATTCCCGAACGAGATGGCCTACACCTGCGCTATCGGTATCGGTTTAACAAAACAGGCAGGTTCCGGTTCGAGCCGGAGCTGCAATGGAAACGGCAAACGGTCGAGCTGACACCGCTGGATATAACCGTACACCGGTCGCGGCTCTCGGAACATACGCCGTTTGTGTGGACGCTGTATTCCGCAAGCGGTCTGTCGATTGCGGACGGCACAGCCCTTGAACAAGGCACCGAATACATCCTGTGTTTAACCGCAGCCTTTTATTCGGCAGGATATACCGAGCGCTACCGGCACGCTTTACAAACCGCCTCTGCTCAAATCGAAGCCGCCCGCCTCGACGAGAATGGAAGCGGCGCTGCTGTTCGGGATATTCATAGTGAGCTGCCGTTACCGGCTGAAATAGTCCGTATCGAATGTGCTCCTTCCGAAAGCGCCGCGCTGAAACCGCTGACACTCACAGAACTGCCGTTCGATGCGGCTGTTTTAATAAACTCGGCGGCTTTGTCAAATATTGCCCTGTCTAATACCGGCAGTTCCGGGACCGGCGACGAGCATTACGTGCTTGCAATGTTCAGCTTAATACCTCTGCGGATAGGTGTTCAAAGCCTTCCCCAAGCGCAGATATTTTTTACAGCGGGTGGAAAAGCATTCAGCGCTCCTGCTGCGTACCGCATTGACCGGCAGGAAATTACCGAGGCTGCCGATAAAAGCGGCGCGGACGGCTTCACCGCCGCTGCGTTTCAGGCGCTCCCGCCT from Treponema vincentii harbors:
- a CDS encoding tetratricopeptide repeat protein; the protein is MSFIFLLMTMFVLSGCSAEQQTKIAHVKGTLAWMRSDWNDAVLDFYEAESLAAELSDDTIKPYTDFALASSYLMQGEDEAASGKLQNGFETAPEILRAHRFYQQGIIAFHSKDYAEAAALFRKSLELSGNDMAAKINYELSKKLSDTQREMQHQAPQQTSEDPEADLTDSIILDIIRKREQTEWKKTQRESEPAINDY
- a CDS encoding SH3 domain-containing protein; protein product: MEKNTTRIGTGDKRLLGLLVCMLVAKTATIFFFFCAAASLYGQQNDYAEHFIELKIDGTELSIDREFEIEVIITRETPYLQKNNGDTPRFILEQSADTAELIQSSAIPERDGLHLRYRYRFNKTGRFRFEPELQWKRQTVELTPLDITVHRSRLSEHTPFVWTLYSASGLSIADGTALEQGTEYILCLTAAFYSAGYTERYRHALQTASAQIEAARLDENGSGAAVRDIHSELPLPAEIVRIECAPSESAALKPLTLTELPFDAAVLINSAALSNIALSNTGSSGTGDEHYVLAMFSLIPLRIGVQSLPQAQIFFTAGGKAFSAPAAYRIDRQEITEAADKSGADGFTAAAFQALPPETQYNGSTMTEQEKSAAAKQIADYRKQEAAALFSPAIRRERRKLEAVLEIAHPLPLYPRLLGILTAVISGLLLIGAAVCGFRNKKRFMLLCIIIALCSGSLTAVLFRLILRPQGVYTGGNVDPAVRRIPETSSSSVYQLSAGESVIIIRKAPQWYYIKTADGVTGWVSPQSIVQYN